DNA sequence from the Pedobacter schmidteae genome:
TTCTTTTCTATACCTTTTGATACCTGGTACACATCTCCGGGCTTCACTATTGCAGAGGGCTTAAGGTTCTGTCCGTTCAATTTTACACGCCCGGCCTTACAGGCTTCTGTAGCTAAACTTCTTGTTTTAAACAACCTGATGGCCCATAAATACTTATCGATCCTTAATTTTTCCTGTTCACTCATAACATTCCAAAAATAGCGATAATAAAAATTTAAAAAACTTTTATAAAGGAAAATACACAGAAAAGATAGCTCAATACATAAAATTGACTTATTTTGTCAAAAAAATAATAAACAATCATGATAGCACAATTAAAAAAGTTAGTAGAAGCCGCTTGGGACGACAGAACTTTATTAGAATATAGTGAACATTGCGAAGCAATTGAAACTGTAGTTATGCAGTTAGATAAAGGAGAACTGCGTGTAGCAGAACCTATCTTAAATTCGTGGGGTGTAAATGAATGGATCAAAAAAGCTGTAATCCTTTACTTCCCTATCAGACAAATGAAGGTAATTGAAACAGGGCCTTTTGTATTTCATGATAAAATGAAACTGAAAACCAATTACAAAGAATTGGGTGTAAGAGTAGTTCCCGGTGCCAGTGCACGTTATGGTGCTTTCCTAGCTAAGGGCGTAATTATGATGCCTTCTTATGTAAACATAGGTGCTTATGTGGATGAAGGTACCATGGTTGATACCTGGGCTACCGTAGGTTCATGCGCGCAAATAGGCAAACATGTACATTTAAGTGGTGGTGTAGGGATTGGCGGCGTATTGGAGCCGATA
Encoded proteins:
- a CDS encoding 2,3,4,5-tetrahydropyridine-2,6-dicarboxylate N-succinyltransferase, with translation MIAQLKKLVEAAWDDRTLLEYSEHCEAIETVVMQLDKGELRVAEPILNSWGVNEWIKKAVILYFPIRQMKVIETGPFVFHDKMKLKTNYKELGVRVVPGASARYGAFLAKGVIMMPSYVNIGAYVDEGTMVDTWATVGSCAQIGKHVHLSGGVGIGGVLEPIQAAPVIIEDNCFLGSRAIVVEGVRVEKEAVLGANVVLTASTKIIDVTGPTPVEYKGVVPARSVVIPGSYPKQFPAGEYHVPCALIIGKRKESTDKKTSLNDALRENNVAV